In Paramisgurnus dabryanus chromosome 7, PD_genome_1.1, whole genome shotgun sequence, the following are encoded in one genomic region:
- the pou3f3b gene encoding POU domain, class 3, transcription factor 3-B isoform X2, giving the protein MATAASNPYLPSSSILSSGSIVHSDSGGGMQQGSAAVTSVSGGYRGDPTVKMVQSDFMQGAMAASNGGHMLSHAHQWVTSLPHAAAAAAAAAVAAAEAGSPWSSSPVGMTGSPQQQQDVKNNSGRDDLHSGTALHHRPPHLGPHQTHASAWGSTTAHIPSITASQQQQQSLIYSQTGGFTVNGMLSPPGSQSLVHPGLVRGDTPELDHSSHHHHHHHQHQHHQQAHHGVNNHDPHSDEDTPTSDDLEHFAKQFKQRRIKLGFTQADVGLALGTLYGNVFSQTTICRFEALQLSFKNMCKLKPLLNKWLEEADSSTGSPTSIDKIAAQGRKRKKRTSIEVSVKGALESHFLKCPKPSAQEITSLADNLQLEKEVVRVWFCNRRQKEKRMTPPGVPQTPEDVYSQGHFLVDYLKDASLTGPSEPGDQRVTTTSSFHQVILAH; this is encoded by the exons ATGGCCACAGCGGCTTCCAACCCTTATCTACCCAGCAGCAGCATATTATCGTCCGGCTCGATCGTGCACTCGGACTCCGGAGGTGGGATGCAGCAGGGCAGTGCTGCTGTAACCTCAGTGTCCGGTGGGTACAGAGGAGACCCAACGGTTAAAATGGTACAAAGTGATTTCATGCAGGGCGCAATGGCAGCGAGCAACGGGGGACATATGCTGAGCCACGCTCACCAGTGGGTGACGTCCTTGCCTCACGCTGCAGCGGCGGCTGCAGCTGCCGCAGTGGCCGCAGCTGAAGCCGGATCGCCTTGGTCATCTAGTCCTGTTGGCATGACAGGCAGTCCGCAGCAGCAGCAGGACGTGAAAAATAACTCGGGGAGAGACGATTTGCACTCGGGGACTGCGCTGCATCACAGGCCCCCTCATTTAGGTCCCCATCAGACTCACGCGAGTGCCTGGGGTAGCACAACCGCTCACATCCCCTCCATAACTGCAAGCCAACAGCAGCAGCAGTCTCTTATTTACTCGCAGACGGGAGGCTTCACGGTGAACGGCATGCTCAGTCCACCGGGTAGCCAGAGCCTTGTTCACCCGGGTTTGGTGCGTGGTGACACACCGGAGCTCGATCACAGCAGCCACCACCACCATCATCACCACCAGCATCAGCATCACCAGCAAGCACACCATGGAGTGAATAACCACGACCCGCACTCGGACGAGGACACGCCGACCTCGGACGACTTGGAGCACTTCGCCAAGCAGTTCAAACAACGCCGGATCAAACTGGGCTTCACGCAAGCGGACGTGGGATTGGCGTTGGGCACACTGTACGGGAACGTCTTCTCGCAGACCACAATCTGTCGTTTCGAGGCTCTCCAGCTCAGCTTTAAGAACATGTGCAAGCTGAAGCCGTTGCTAAATAAATGGCTAGAGGAAGCAGACTCTTCCACGGGCAGCCCCACCAGCATTGACAAGATAGCGGCTCAAGGCAGGAAGCGCAAGAAGCGCACCTCCATCGAAGTAAGCGTGAAAGGCGCGTTGGAGAGCCACTTTTTAAAATGCCCCAAGCCTTCGGCCCAAGAGATAACCTCTCTAGCGGACAACTTGCAGCTGGAAAAGGAGGTCGTGAGAGTTTGGTTTTGCAATCGgagacagaaagagaaaagGATGACGCCCCCAGGAGTGCCGCAGACGCCGGAGGATGTATATTCTCAG GGACATTTTTTAGTAGATTACTTAAAAGATGCAAGTTTAACTGGGCCGAGCGAACCGGGCGACCAGAGGGTGACAACCACAAGTTCGTTCCATCAGGTAATTTTGGCGCATTAA
- the pou3f3b gene encoding POU domain, class 3, transcription factor 3-B isoform X1, translating into MATAASNPYLPSSSILSSGSIVHSDSGGGMQQGSAAVTSVSGGYRGDPTVKMVQSDFMQGAMAASNGGHMLSHAHQWVTSLPHAAAAAAAAAVAAAEAGSPWSSSPVGMTGSPQQQQDVKNNSGRDDLHSGTALHHRPPHLGPHQTHASAWGSTTAHIPSITASQQQQQSLIYSQTGGFTVNGMLSPPGSQSLVHPGLVRGDTPELDHSSHHHHHHHQHQHHQQAHHGVNNHDPHSDEDTPTSDDLEHFAKQFKQRRIKLGFTQADVGLALGTLYGNVFSQTTICRFEALQLSFKNMCKLKPLLNKWLEEADSSTGSPTSIDKIAAQGRKRKKRTSIEVSVKGALESHFLKCPKPSAQEITSLADNLQLEKEVVRVWFCNRRQKEKRMTPPGVPQTPEDVYSQVGNGHFLVDYLKDASLTGPSEPGDQRVTTTSSFHQVILAH; encoded by the exons ATGGCCACAGCGGCTTCCAACCCTTATCTACCCAGCAGCAGCATATTATCGTCCGGCTCGATCGTGCACTCGGACTCCGGAGGTGGGATGCAGCAGGGCAGTGCTGCTGTAACCTCAGTGTCCGGTGGGTACAGAGGAGACCCAACGGTTAAAATGGTACAAAGTGATTTCATGCAGGGCGCAATGGCAGCGAGCAACGGGGGACATATGCTGAGCCACGCTCACCAGTGGGTGACGTCCTTGCCTCACGCTGCAGCGGCGGCTGCAGCTGCCGCAGTGGCCGCAGCTGAAGCCGGATCGCCTTGGTCATCTAGTCCTGTTGGCATGACAGGCAGTCCGCAGCAGCAGCAGGACGTGAAAAATAACTCGGGGAGAGACGATTTGCACTCGGGGACTGCGCTGCATCACAGGCCCCCTCATTTAGGTCCCCATCAGACTCACGCGAGTGCCTGGGGTAGCACAACCGCTCACATCCCCTCCATAACTGCAAGCCAACAGCAGCAGCAGTCTCTTATTTACTCGCAGACGGGAGGCTTCACGGTGAACGGCATGCTCAGTCCACCGGGTAGCCAGAGCCTTGTTCACCCGGGTTTGGTGCGTGGTGACACACCGGAGCTCGATCACAGCAGCCACCACCACCATCATCACCACCAGCATCAGCATCACCAGCAAGCACACCATGGAGTGAATAACCACGACCCGCACTCGGACGAGGACACGCCGACCTCGGACGACTTGGAGCACTTCGCCAAGCAGTTCAAACAACGCCGGATCAAACTGGGCTTCACGCAAGCGGACGTGGGATTGGCGTTGGGCACACTGTACGGGAACGTCTTCTCGCAGACCACAATCTGTCGTTTCGAGGCTCTCCAGCTCAGCTTTAAGAACATGTGCAAGCTGAAGCCGTTGCTAAATAAATGGCTAGAGGAAGCAGACTCTTCCACGGGCAGCCCCACCAGCATTGACAAGATAGCGGCTCAAGGCAGGAAGCGCAAGAAGCGCACCTCCATCGAAGTAAGCGTGAAAGGCGCGTTGGAGAGCCACTTTTTAAAATGCCCCAAGCCTTCGGCCCAAGAGATAACCTCTCTAGCGGACAACTTGCAGCTGGAAAAGGAGGTCGTGAGAGTTTGGTTTTGCAATCGgagacagaaagagaaaagGATGACGCCCCCAGGAGTGCCGCAGACGCCGGAGGATGTATATTCTCAGGTCGGCAAT GGACATTTTTTAGTAGATTACTTAAAAGATGCAAGTTTAACTGGGCCGAGCGAACCGGGCGACCAGAGGGTGACAACCACAAGTTCGTTCCATCAGGTAATTTTGGCGCATTAA